DNA sequence from the Bombus pyrosoma isolate SC7728 linkage group LG12, ASM1482585v1, whole genome shotgun sequence genome:
CTTCGCCGACCGAGTCTTGCGCCAACAACGCGGTCGACTACAAGCCCGCGTACAAGTCGGATCCTTCGTCGAGAAACTTGGAGAACAGGTTGTTAGCGGCGGAAAACTTGATCAGGGAATCGAAACTGAAGAACTTGGGCTCATCCGCCGGCGTAAATCTAACCTCCAGCTACCGAGACACGGACAAATGCGAGAAACGATCGTTGATCTCGGTGGCGGAAACGCCCGCAGTCTCGGCAACCTCGAAGCGGCGAACCTGTATCCCCAGCCTGAGGCTGCGATCCGGCTCGTTGACCAGAGAGCCGAGCGCGGCCGTCGACCGGCGAAAATCGTTGGCGGATTCGCAGGACGTGGCGAATCTCGTGGCGCGAACCCTCGTCCCGGAAAGGTCGCTGCTGAGCAAATTTTTCAAGACCGCTGCGAGCCGATCGGAGAACGAGCCGACCAGGGACAAGGAGAGGGAAACGGACgtagagaaggagaaagagaagccGCAAAAGTCGAAGCAACGCCGGATATCGCGATTCCTACGGCCGGACTTTTTCGATACGCCCAGAGAGGAGAGTCGTTACGCGAAAGAGAAGGAGGCGCAGAAGGCGGCGGAGAACGAACGTCGCAAGTCTCGGTTCATCAAGCGGAAAAGCGAGAACAAGGACGCGGCAGCGGCGTCGAAAACCGGCGTGCCGACCACAACGAGCCGAGAAGGCAGCGTCGAGACAGAGAAGAAACGGGAGAAGGAACTGAAGAACGAGATCAATTGTCGGAGAAGGGAACGATGCTCGCGGGAAAGGGAAACGGCGACGGAAACGACAGAGCCGGTCGAAGATTCGCGAAACGGATTTCTCCACTCGTTGGAGAAGAAGCTCGAGAGTCTTCGGTGCAACGACGCGCAGCGTGCGTCGGGCCGAGAGAAGACGACGGTGAAATCGGCAGCGAGCGACGAGCGAACGATCGGCAACGAAGCGTCGCGGGAGCGATCCGCGCCTCCGGTCGACCGACGTCTATCCTCGGCCTCGAACGAACGCGTTACCCTCGAAAGAGCGAGCAGCGTCGAGGATCTCTCCCGGCCGAAAAACCCGAAGCGAAACTCTCCGAAGAGCAGAGTCTCTTCCGTGCTCGGTTTGTTCAAGACCGTGGATCCGAAACAGGTGGCGAACGGCACGCGATCGCAGACCACGATCCTCGGTAAGCTGAAGAAGAGCCCGCCGAAGGTGCTTGCGGATCTTACATCCGTCGAGGATGCGACCACCGCTCCTACCGTCGGTAGCAAGATACCGACCAAGTTGGTCACCAACGTCGACGCCAAATCCACGAAGAAGATCGGCGACACGAACAAATCGGACAAGCCGGAGAAACGCGTCTCCTCGTGCGAATCTTCGAGGCGATTCTCGTCGAAGGAGGGACCGAAGCAGGACGGAACACCGTCGACCGCGAAAGAGAGGAGCGCGTCACGCGAGAAAGAATCGGCCGGCGAGAGAGGTAACTGGAACCGAGACGCGGAGCAAGGATCGACGGATACGAGACGCGAAAAGTCGAACGACGACGAGAAAAGATCGACGGAGAAGAGATCCATGGCGATCCCGGGCAACAGGGGTAAACGAGCGAATCGGTGTTCGCTGGAGAACGGCGCCTCGTCCACGGAACCGAGCAGATCCGAGAACGCGGAGAAGAAGACGGCAAAACCGACGAAAAAGACGTGCGAAACGTCGGAAAGCAACGATTCGGACGGcgtgaaaaagaagagaatagtACGAGTGACGAAGAAGGTGGTGAAAAAGTCGACGGTCTCCGGCGGTGGGACCGGCGACAAATCCAACGACAAATCCATCGACAAATCCAACGACAAATCCGGCGACGCCGATAAAACGTCggaaggaaaggagaaacCCGCGAAAcctcgaacgaagaaaaaggtgGCCGGTATCTGCGACAAGAGTTCGGTCGAGACAAAAGTCGCGACCGCTGGCGCGAAGGCCGGCAACGCGGAAGAAAACGGACTTGGGACGGAATCGACGGACAAGAGCGAGGAAAGAGCTGCCAACGACCATTCCGAGGAGGAAACGGTCGAGACGGAAACCAACAACGACGAACCGACGAAAATTCAGCGGGAGTCTCAACGACCGAACAGGAACAATCTGAAGCTCGATCTGTCCAAGATACCTCAACACTCGTTTAGGAACGCTACGCCCAAGAGAGATTCGCCGAAATCCGATTCCCCGTCGTCGGCGACGAACCAAGATCTCCCCGGCAAGTTGATGGAATGTCTGTCGAAGGCGACGCATCGCGCCAACATCGCCGGCAACAAGACGCTCGTCGACAAGCCGTTGCGCGCGCGAGACGTTGCCGAACTGAAGAGAGAGGTGACCGAGTGCGCCAAGATCATCGAGAGCCACGCGGAATCGGCGGCGAACGCGGTGCAAGCTCCTCCGGAAGAGAGAAAGTCGAGCGCGATTCCTTCGGAGGTTTCGACGGAGAACGACCGGCCAATAACGAGCGCAACTGCCGTCGTCACCGGCACCGATTATCCGAACGACGTTCTTTCGCCGATGGACGATCCCGAGAGCTTCGATTCGTGGTCGATCAGCTCGGCGGAATTGAGCCACGCGCGGCCGGACTTGCACTCGCCCACGTCTCCGTCCCATTCGTTGTACGCCAGAAACGACAACTCTGACAATTCGGAGTCGGTGATCGATCGAATACGCAGACGGAGCTTCTACTCGCGGTTCAACGATAGACGAAGGCCGTCGTTGACGGCTCCGCCGCCGGGCGTCGCTTTGCCCGGTAGCGCGACGCTACCGAGAAAATTCAGCTTCAGCGGACACCGCGAACACCGGGATCGCGGTAGATACGGAACCGGATATGCCGGATTCGCTTCCGCGGTCACCTCGAAGACCGGTGgcagcggcggcggcggcggcggtggtggCGGCAACGGCAACAGGTACGCCACGGACAAAAGGTACGGTTTCTATAGCGAGGATGGTGTCGCGATAGATCGTCGCAATCGATCGCTCGACCGAGCCGCTCGCTACTCCGACACCGGCTACGTCACAGACCTCAAGTCGCCGACCGAGCACCCGGTCGTACTCTCCTCGTCCTACGATCCTCTCAGAAGGTATCTCAGGTCGCCGACCTTCGACCTGTCCGCCTCCAGGTCGAGATATCACAGTGCCGACTTTACCGCGGATCCGGATCTAGCCACCGTGTACAGACCTTCTGCTTGCAGCTTGTCCAACGACTCTGTCAGCCTCGGCTACTCCTCTCTACCGAGAAAGTACGCGATCGGACTTGCCGAACCAAAAACCGTCCAGTACTACGAGGAGTTGTTATCTCCGAGCTCCGCGGACTACTCGCCGTCTAGGAGGTCGCCGACGTGCAGCGAGTATCCGACCAGGTGCGAGAACGGCTACTACAACGGAAATTCAGATCTACGCGCAAACGCTGCGAAACGGAGAACTTGCACGGAGAACGCGAGAACGCTGGAGCTTTGCGAAGATACCGATCCGGCTTCAGCCGCTTCCTGCGACGAACGATCCACGGAACAGAGGAGGTAATCGATCGTCTCTCCTCCTCCtgctcctcctcctcctcccccTTAGTTCATCGACGCTTGTAATATCGCGTTTCCTTTGATTTTCCAGGAGCAAAGGCGAACGTACGACCCAGACGAAACATTCGCTTTCCACGTCCGCCGATACGACGAGCCGTTGCGCCAACGACCACAGTTAATCTCGTTTTCGCCAATTCGCGCGACGACGCTTCACTCGCGCACCCAACGTCCCGCTACATTTGTTCGTTGCACGCATTGATTCCAGCGTTATCGTCCACGTTTCTCGCCCAAGAATCGGTTACGTGCGTTACGGTATACGCGTAACAAAGTCATTGCGACAGTTCGTTTTAGAAAATACTCTGTTATTCCGCGTTGCAGACGCAACATCTTATTTCTCCCACCATCTCGATACGACCTCGTTCTagtctatttatttaatcgacgTAGGATTTCGAGCGCAATCGCAATTGCCCGACCTTACCGAACGCTCGTCTCCTCTCGTCTTCGTTACGAAACGATCCAACGGCCTAAAACCATCCCGTCTCGTCTTCCTTCGAAACCGACGAAACGTATTTCATTGTCTGCCCGCTGTGTTCGTCGACGTTACGTTACGATCGTTACGTCGGACGCTCGGTCCATATTCGTTACAGCAAATGTCTCGCCCGTTCTCCCAACTTCGCGTTTTTCTCTCATCTTTACtcaataaatgttaaaatgcGACATCGCAATAGTTGTTTTCCATCGCTGTTACTATTATCGCTATTATCACCATCGCCATCGTCACAATGACCATATCTATCGTCGTTATTATTCTTATCGTTATTGTTACATCGACGTCGTCgcttttactttttacgactatattatataaaagtgTGCCTTGAAAAATGTTGTTGCCACGTAAATTGTATCTTTTCCGAGAAACTCGACGTTCGTATAATCCAACGAACCGCGTACtcgttttctcctttctcttcttttcgtgTTATCTCCTCGTAAACGCGTGTATGTCGTTACGAGCGGTTTTGGCTgcagtatttataaaattgtaagttAAGTTGAAGCTTAAGGCTGACGCGAGATACGTAGCTGTTGGAACGGCTAGATACTCTAGCTACCGGACTGTCGCGAAAACGTGAACGCTGTACGAAAGTAACGAGCGAGTTGCGAGTCGAATAACGTTAAATCGTCAACGAAAACGCGCAACGTTCTCGCATTTTCGTTGACCATTTAACGGGATTCGTTATCCTGAAACGCGTCTCGAGCAGCGTTTCGCGTTTCCCCTCTATATTCTCGCGGAGCAAGTTTTATCCTGGTCGTATCTCTCCGAGATCCCTTGAAAACGTTGCAGGTATTTGCTGCGAATCTCTGACTGACTAGCCACGGTCTTCCGCTTCTTATGTATGCGTTTTCTActcgtattttaaaataaaccaTGCTATTCGAACGAGCATCGTTCGCCTGCTCATTGTTAAACTCCGATGTTTCATTGTTCGTTCGTCCGTTCGTTTGTTTTTCTCACGCGCCGTTTCGCCGATCAATTTTCCGCGTACGAAAAATTCCAGTAGCGCGTTCCGCACGAATCGACGAAATTCGCACGGGCCGACGGACGGATAAAAGCGACATGAACCCTGTGAAACTGCGATTTTATACCGAGCGATacgagaaggagaaaaagtacTTTCGCCTGCAAGAAAAGTTCGTAGCTATCGCGCGTACGAAACCTCTAACCGGTAAGTTTTACGCAAAACACGACGCAATCCCGGCTTCCGAGGTTCGACGAGAGTACGTAGATTTGATCTCGAAACGACTGGTCCTCGCACCGAAGGATATTTACGCGTTCAAGCCATCCACGGTCAATATGGAGTACGCCCTGGAAATACATGCTACATCCGGAAATATAAACGATTGCAATTTCATAGGTATGGCTGGTTCTCGGAACCCTTGATACCTCGAACCAAGGATCCAAGGTTGTCGTTTGCCCGAAAACAAACGGATTTTATCGCTAACGAGCTTCGAATACGACACGTTCAAAGAGGTTTACCGACCGAGAAGTTTCTAGGAATACCTTTCAAAGTTTAAACGACGCGGCTATGCTATCGTTTGTCGCGATCgtcgataaaattcaatatcgaTGTTGTGCCAACTCCGTTTCCTGGCAACGAACGAGCCACACCGATCCCGCGTCGACATGCCACAAACCACTACCATaaaccaccaccaccatcaccaccaacgccaccaccaccaccaccaccaccaccaccaccgaaCACAACCGCCAGCACATCGACTCTGCACGCCGTACACTTCGTTTTCCGAGAATACGTTTGCCAAAAACACACCGATAAAAAGGTGATCGCGTCATTTATCCCGCCGATTCGCCACCTCACGGATTCCCTCCGTCTGCTGAAACCGCCGTTCAAGAAAATGATCTTCAGATAAGTAGCGGATATTTCGATAGTCGCGCTCGCTACCGAACCAAACTATCTCAGCGGCGATCATGGCGGGCAAGGGTTTCTGTGTGAAGATACGACTGGAATTACACGCCGTAAGTAGTCATCATCCGAGAGTCGTCCAACGTCCGATCGGTCTTCGAATCGAactaattggaaaaataaccTCTTTCAGATTACGTGTCCCGGTGTATGGCTATGTCCTAACGGAAAAATAGCATTGCGAATAAACAGTTTTGGTTCCACCCTAGAATCTCACAGAGTATCACCGATTTTTCCACTATTATTTCACAACGAGTTTAACTTTAAGAAAACTTTCACACGGCTGGCTGCTTTGACAGACTTGCAACGGATTCTGCAGCAACAATCTCTCTACGCGGAATTGATACAATGGCTTAGTCCGTGCAACCAGCCCATCCTTTTGGCTACATTTCAGACCAGTTTGGCCGATCTTCTCTATCCGGTAACTTGTTGCAAACGGTTGCTGCCCGGAGTCGACGTCGATCTGCTCATGGACCCGACCAAGTATTTCCCCGTTAGTATCACTTCTCTCCGACTGTAATACTCACGCTCTCCGTTAAACTAATTCCAAGGCAAACCGTTTCAACAGGGTATTATAGCGCCTAAAATCGAAATTTCCACGAAAACGGTGATAGAAGAGGTGAAAACGATTTACGACGCGAACCTCGACAGGCCGTACATCGTCAATCCGAAAACCATCGATTCCAAGGTAAAACGCTATGTTCGCGTTACTTCACGTCACGTTTGGCTACGCTATTTCATCTTTCCACCTGATCGTAATTTTCAGCAAAAATCCCACGCTCACAGGAAACGACCCGTCAAAGGTATCATCAGGCAAAGGAAGGTTTGTCATAGTCGAACCAAGACGAAAGATCAAGTTTGCCGTCTGTAAGTATACTACCGATTCCCTCTTCCTTGCTTGTTTATTACCTACGATGCTTATCGTGATCTCgactttgtaaaatttcgattttttacaGCACACAGTGTCGAAACGATCCGTGTAACCACGTAGAATACTCGTGTGAAGGCGAACTCGCCCGGACCGATCAGTGTTACCATCCGATGAAATACGGATCAAAGTGTCGGAACGATATTTACCTTGATACCGATACCGACACAGAATTCGATGTGCCGCCAAGATACTACCGGGCATCCTCCGTTTGTGGCAACCTACACATCTTCGACAGCTGCCCCGTCTGTTTCAAGTACAAATGTTACTTTTCCAACGAATGCGGCGGGATCTCTCCCGACAATCCCGCTCATCCGCAAAAGGATCGTTCGATATCGCAACAACAGATCTCTACGTAAGTTCATCGTGCGCGTAGCGCGATCCATCGTCTTTCCAACGTTTCCCACAACTACTTccaatcttttcttcttctttctcttcttctctttgttcttatttttgcAGAGGATTACGATCAACGTCTCGTCCATCTTACGGAGAGAAAGGTAAAGTCGCGTTGCACGACAAAAGATAGCAAGTAAAACGCACAAGATCTATTGCCTGTTGTTAACCATTTTCGTtagtgaaatgaaattaccaagagagaagaaaaacaaagagacAACGTTTTATTACATCGCACACGCGTGACAAAGGGGGGAAAAGGAGCAAAGTTCTCGCAAAAGATCGCAAtagttaattacaaaattatgtaCTTACACAGAACCGAGACATTCAGTGTAAACGTACGTGATAATAAAGTGCTGGATGATGCTGGTAACGCAGCGTAACCAAGTTGTTGTTCAAC
Encoded proteins:
- the LOC122573495 gene encoding uncharacterized protein LOC122573495, which codes for MAGKGFCVKIRLELHAITCPGVWLCPNGKIALRINSFGSTLESHRVSPIFPLLFHNEFNFKKTFTRLAALTDLQRILQQQSLYAELIQWLSPCNQPILLATFQTSLADLLYPVTCCKRLLPGVDVDLLMDPTKYFPGIIAPKIEISTKTVIEEVKTIYDANLDRPYIVNPKTIDSKQKSHAHRKRPVKGIIRQRKVCHSRTKTKDQVCRLTQCRNDPCNHVEYSCEGELARTDQCYHPMKYGSKCRNDIYLDTDTDTEFDVPPRYYRASSVCGNLHIFDSCPVCFKYKCYFSNECGGISPDNPAHPQKDRSISQQQISTGLRSTSRPSYGEKGKVALHDKR
- the LOC122573504 gene encoding uncharacterized protein LOC122573504; protein product: MLFERASFACSLLNSDVSLFVRPFVCFSHAPFRRSIFRVRKIPVARSARIDEIRTGRRTDKSDMNPVKLRFYTERYEKEKKYFRLQEKFVAIARTKPLTGKFYAKHDAIPASEVRREYVDLISKRLVLAPKDIYAFKPSTVNMEYGWFSEPLIPRTKDPRLSFARKQTDFIANELRIRHVQRGLPTEKFLGIPFKV